The Vicia villosa cultivar HV-30 ecotype Madison, WI unplaced genomic scaffold, Vvil1.0 ctg.000650F_1_1_3, whole genome shotgun sequence genome includes a window with the following:
- the LOC131630154 gene encoding uncharacterized protein LOC131630154 isoform X2: MSDLPFKVGELIESRYFSNGFRGAWFRCKILKIKYGGMSYLLEYPDYPDQKSTQIKVYQKPTHINKSKGLNKVLMVRPRFPTIYRESEKLDVNAISEVVVIVDDTWKIGDLVDWFSDGCYWCGKVTELIGNDKVQIDLLPPPHGEGCSYEALSKDLRPSLEWCPQNGWTVPMPTEDGRRCPARIMNPANSGNIVNITAAIDGAVNVDQPSSRSMDTRENMDIEVADNKNGRTSFSDIISSSHNSDSSIEILETAPINRHDDEYPAKMRTASNSLCLNSSSSNTTDSAILDLEELLNRVKWLRSVLKCEVPLSGAKRPSWQFSQHHASCN; this comes from the exons ATGTCTGACCTTCCATTTAAAGTCGGTGAATTGATTGAGTCACGATACTTTTCAAACGGTTTTCGTGGTGCATGGTTCAGGTGCAAG ATCTTAAAGATTAAATATGGTGGGATGAGCTATCTATTGGAGTATCCTGACTACCCTGATCAAA AGAGTACTCAAATCAAGGTGTATCAAAAACCCACTCACATTAACAAGTCAAAGGGACTCAACAAGGTATTGATGGTGCGACCTCGCTTTCCTACCATATATCGTGAAAGTGAAAAGCTTGATGTAAATGCCATCTCAGAAGTGGTCGTTATTGTTGATGACACATGGAAGATTGGGGATTTGGTAGATTGGTTTTCTGATGGTTGCTATTGGTGTGGAAAAGTGACTGAACTAATTGGAAATGACAAAGTTCAG ATTGATTTGCTACCTCCTCCGCATGGTGAAGGGTGTTCATATGAAGCTTTAAGTAAGGACCTGCGCCCTTCCTTGGAATGGTGCCCACAGAATGGTTGGACTGTGCCTATGCCTACG GAGGATGGACGTAGGTGTCCTGCTCGGATAATGAATCCAGCAAATTCAG GGAATATTGTGAACATAACTGCTGCTATAGATGGAGCCGTAAACGTTGATCAGCCTTCATCTAGATCCATGGATACTAGAGAGAATATGGATATTGAAGTGGCTGACAATAAAAATGGAAGAACTTCCTTTTCCGATATTATTTCAAGCTCACATAATTCTGATTCATCAATTGAGATTCTGGAAACGGCTCCTATAAATAGACATGATGATGAGTATCCTGCTAAGATGAGAACCGCCAGTAATAGCCTTTGTCTGAATTCCTCTTCTTCAAATACAACAGACTCGGCAATTCTAGATTTGGAGGAACTTTTAAACAGAGTTAAATGGTTAAGGAGTGTGTTGAAATGTGAGGTGCCTCTATCAGGTGCTAAACGCCCATCTTGGCAATTTTCGCAGCATCATGCGTCATGCAATTAG
- the LOC131630154 gene encoding uncharacterized protein LOC131630154 isoform X1: MSDLPFKVGELIESRYFSNGFRGAWFRCKILKIKYGGMSYLLEYPDYPDQKSTQIKVYQKPTHINKSKGLNKVLMVRPRFPTIYRESEKLDVNAISEVVVIVDDTWKIGDLVDWFSDGCYWCGKVTELIGNDKVQIDLLPPPHGEGCSYEALSKDLRPSLEWCPQNGWTVPMPTEDGRRCPARIMNPANSAGNIVNITAAIDGAVNVDQPSSRSMDTRENMDIEVADNKNGRTSFSDIISSSHNSDSSIEILETAPINRHDDEYPAKMRTASNSLCLNSSSSNTTDSAILDLEELLNRVKWLRSVLKCEVPLSGAKRPSWQFSQHHASCN, translated from the exons ATGTCTGACCTTCCATTTAAAGTCGGTGAATTGATTGAGTCACGATACTTTTCAAACGGTTTTCGTGGTGCATGGTTCAGGTGCAAG ATCTTAAAGATTAAATATGGTGGGATGAGCTATCTATTGGAGTATCCTGACTACCCTGATCAAA AGAGTACTCAAATCAAGGTGTATCAAAAACCCACTCACATTAACAAGTCAAAGGGACTCAACAAGGTATTGATGGTGCGACCTCGCTTTCCTACCATATATCGTGAAAGTGAAAAGCTTGATGTAAATGCCATCTCAGAAGTGGTCGTTATTGTTGATGACACATGGAAGATTGGGGATTTGGTAGATTGGTTTTCTGATGGTTGCTATTGGTGTGGAAAAGTGACTGAACTAATTGGAAATGACAAAGTTCAG ATTGATTTGCTACCTCCTCCGCATGGTGAAGGGTGTTCATATGAAGCTTTAAGTAAGGACCTGCGCCCTTCCTTGGAATGGTGCCCACAGAATGGTTGGACTGTGCCTATGCCTACG GAGGATGGACGTAGGTGTCCTGCTCGGATAATGAATCCAGCAAATTCAG CAGGGAATATTGTGAACATAACTGCTGCTATAGATGGAGCCGTAAACGTTGATCAGCCTTCATCTAGATCCATGGATACTAGAGAGAATATGGATATTGAAGTGGCTGACAATAAAAATGGAAGAACTTCCTTTTCCGATATTATTTCAAGCTCACATAATTCTGATTCATCAATTGAGATTCTGGAAACGGCTCCTATAAATAGACATGATGATGAGTATCCTGCTAAGATGAGAACCGCCAGTAATAGCCTTTGTCTGAATTCCTCTTCTTCAAATACAACAGACTCGGCAATTCTAGATTTGGAGGAACTTTTAAACAGAGTTAAATGGTTAAGGAGTGTGTTGAAATGTGAGGTGCCTCTATCAGGTGCTAAACGCCCATCTTGGCAATTTTCGCAGCATCATGCGTCATGCAATTAG
- the LOC131630154 gene encoding uncharacterized protein LOC131630154 isoform X3 → MVQVQESTQIKVYQKPTHINKSKGLNKVLMVRPRFPTIYRESEKLDVNAISEVVVIVDDTWKIGDLVDWFSDGCYWCGKVTELIGNDKVQIDLLPPPHGEGCSYEALSKDLRPSLEWCPQNGWTVPMPTEDGRRCPARIMNPANSAGNIVNITAAIDGAVNVDQPSSRSMDTRENMDIEVADNKNGRTSFSDIISSSHNSDSSIEILETAPINRHDDEYPAKMRTASNSLCLNSSSSNTTDSAILDLEELLNRVKWLRSVLKCEVPLSGAKRPSWQFSQHHASCN, encoded by the exons ATGGTTCAGGTGCAAG AGAGTACTCAAATCAAGGTGTATCAAAAACCCACTCACATTAACAAGTCAAAGGGACTCAACAAGGTATTGATGGTGCGACCTCGCTTTCCTACCATATATCGTGAAAGTGAAAAGCTTGATGTAAATGCCATCTCAGAAGTGGTCGTTATTGTTGATGACACATGGAAGATTGGGGATTTGGTAGATTGGTTTTCTGATGGTTGCTATTGGTGTGGAAAAGTGACTGAACTAATTGGAAATGACAAAGTTCAG ATTGATTTGCTACCTCCTCCGCATGGTGAAGGGTGTTCATATGAAGCTTTAAGTAAGGACCTGCGCCCTTCCTTGGAATGGTGCCCACAGAATGGTTGGACTGTGCCTATGCCTACG GAGGATGGACGTAGGTGTCCTGCTCGGATAATGAATCCAGCAAATTCAG CAGGGAATATTGTGAACATAACTGCTGCTATAGATGGAGCCGTAAACGTTGATCAGCCTTCATCTAGATCCATGGATACTAGAGAGAATATGGATATTGAAGTGGCTGACAATAAAAATGGAAGAACTTCCTTTTCCGATATTATTTCAAGCTCACATAATTCTGATTCATCAATTGAGATTCTGGAAACGGCTCCTATAAATAGACATGATGATGAGTATCCTGCTAAGATGAGAACCGCCAGTAATAGCCTTTGTCTGAATTCCTCTTCTTCAAATACAACAGACTCGGCAATTCTAGATTTGGAGGAACTTTTAAACAGAGTTAAATGGTTAAGGAGTGTGTTGAAATGTGAGGTGCCTCTATCAGGTGCTAAACGCCCATCTTGGCAATTTTCGCAGCATCATGCGTCATGCAATTAG